A genome region from Labilibaculum antarcticum includes the following:
- a CDS encoding MFS transporter yields MMMEPNRNLNKTILLAVTMASNFLNPLMGAAVNVALPRIGAEFSMSAVGLSWVSMSFLLASSVFLVPFGKISDNWGRVKMFLYSNVLFGFATLFCAFSFSAETLLIGRLLQGIGAAGIFASNMAIVISAFEPHERGKMIGLNVMAVYVGLSIAPVLGGIITESMGWRSLFFLNAGAVLLIILAVITKIKAEWAVPNSAKFDFKGCLLYMFSVSGLMYGFSHLPKTEAILFTLAGIIGLLIFVRYELKHPNPVFEMQLFFKNKLFAYSNLSAFINYAATFAITFVFSLYLQYVKGLSPKEAGFILIAQPIVMAVVASFSGKLSDTKDPRILASLGMGISAAGLLMLCFISKETPYAYIVFALVILGFGFGLFSSPNTNSIMSSVEKRFIGLASATVATMRTTGMMFSMAVAALSVHVFLGDAKIHAGNLDSFMLSMRVIVIAFTFLCVIGIFTSLVGRRKATDK; encoded by the coding sequence ATGATGATGGAACCGAATCGAAACTTGAATAAAACCATTCTGCTGGCTGTTACCATGGCATCCAATTTTTTGAATCCGCTAATGGGTGCTGCCGTTAATGTCGCTTTACCCAGAATTGGGGCAGAGTTTTCGATGTCGGCCGTGGGTTTAAGTTGGGTGAGTATGTCCTTTTTGTTGGCTTCTTCGGTATTTTTAGTTCCTTTTGGTAAAATAAGCGACAATTGGGGACGTGTAAAAATGTTCTTGTACAGCAATGTATTATTTGGTTTTGCCACTTTATTTTGTGCCTTTTCTTTTTCTGCCGAAACATTACTAATTGGTCGTTTATTGCAGGGAATTGGCGCTGCAGGCATATTTGCCTCGAACATGGCCATTGTAATATCGGCTTTCGAACCACACGAAAGAGGTAAAATGATTGGATTAAATGTGATGGCTGTTTACGTAGGTTTATCCATTGCTCCGGTTTTGGGTGGAATTATAACCGAATCGATGGGCTGGCGTTCCTTGTTCTTCCTTAATGCAGGAGCAGTCTTGTTAATCATACTGGCCGTAATTACAAAAATTAAAGCCGAATGGGCCGTTCCAAACAGTGCTAAATTCGACTTTAAGGGCTGCTTGCTCTATATGTTTTCCGTTTCGGGATTGATGTATGGCTTTTCGCATTTACCAAAAACGGAAGCAATTTTATTCACTTTAGCGGGAATTATAGGTTTACTTATTTTTGTGAGGTACGAGTTAAAACACCCAAACCCGGTTTTCGAAATGCAGCTGTTCTTCAAAAACAAGTTGTTCGCTTACTCCAATCTATCCGCTTTTATTAACTATGCCGCTACCTTTGCCATCACATTCGTTTTTAGTTTGTATTTGCAGTACGTGAAAGGCTTATCGCCCAAAGAGGCCGGTTTTATTTTAATTGCGCAACCCATAGTGATGGCCGTAGTTGCCTCCTTCTCAGGAAAATTGTCGGATACAAAAGACCCGCGTATTTTGGCATCCCTAGGCATGGGCATAAGTGCCGCAGGGCTGTTGATGCTCTGCTTTATCAGCAAAGAAACGCCCTATGCCTATATTGTTTTTGCTTTGGTGATTTTAGGATTTGGTTTTGGACTGTTTTCATCACCCAATACAAATTCAATTATGAGTTCGGTCGAAAAACGTTTTATAGGACTTGCATCGGCAACCGTTGCCACAATGCGAACCACCGGGATGATGTTCAGCATGGCCGTTGCAGCCCTTTCGGTACATGTGTTTTTGGGCGATGCCAAAATTCATGCCGGTAATTTGGATTCATTCATGCTAAGCATGAGAGTGATTGTTATTGCCTTTACATTTTTGTGTGTGATCGGAATTTTCACTTCGCTGGTAGGCAGGCGAAAAGCTACCGATAAATAA
- a CDS encoding helix-turn-helix domain-containing protein gives MIYEKDQKAIENALKRICSHPLFANSSIYTRLLEYLVEKALSGEELKEFTIGTDLFGKNYLDDKNDGTVRSYMYKLRKKLAAYYAEADIRESVIFEIKKGQYNLSFIPSNKYHQLKKNTDISIKIPLKALKLAGIIAFTVLAASLVIINQMNTPSNIWKAFFEKMATNMVIVSDQYIVDEIYSDGEMHGVAYPEINNADDFFTYTQKHPEKHLKPNDYTLLSKMAPYSVKRLTQWFDSNKTDYTLQLESELSYDDVRENNIVFVGQFKTMNLSKSLFLKNSKAFTTYLDGFKYETKDTVKVFDTKYGENGKIEYAMVSYTSISPSKKAIYFVSNNDIGVMATLRKFTDKKWLSKFCDGLTKDTNHFNALFEVSGLQRTDISCKLIELEIIE, from the coding sequence ATGATTTACGAAAAAGATCAAAAAGCCATTGAGAATGCTTTGAAAAGAATTTGCAGTCACCCATTGTTTGCCAATTCATCTATTTATACGCGTTTACTTGAGTACTTGGTTGAAAAAGCGCTTAGCGGCGAAGAACTAAAAGAGTTTACCATTGGAACAGACCTTTTCGGAAAAAATTACCTTGATGATAAAAATGATGGTACCGTACGTTCGTACATGTATAAACTACGAAAAAAACTTGCCGCGTATTATGCTGAGGCGGACATCCGCGAAAGCGTTATATTTGAGATAAAGAAAGGGCAATATAATCTTAGTTTTATTCCTTCGAATAAATATCATCAACTTAAAAAGAATACAGATATTAGTATAAAGATTCCCCTAAAAGCTCTTAAGCTTGCAGGTATTATTGCCTTTACAGTCTTGGCAGCTTCATTGGTGATAATCAATCAAATGAATACCCCTTCAAACATTTGGAAAGCATTTTTTGAAAAGATGGCGACTAATATGGTGATCGTATCGGACCAATACATTGTAGACGAAATCTATTCCGATGGTGAAATGCATGGCGTTGCTTATCCGGAAATAAATAACGCTGATGATTTCTTTACTTATACCCAGAAACATCCTGAAAAACATCTAAAACCCAACGATTATACGCTATTATCAAAGATGGCTCCCTATTCTGTAAAAAGGCTGACTCAGTGGTTCGATTCGAATAAAACGGATTATACTTTACAATTAGAAAGCGAACTTTCTTATGATGATGTCCGGGAAAATAACATTGTATTTGTTGGTCAGTTTAAAACAATGAACTTATCGAAATCTTTGTTTCTAAAAAATAGCAAAGCATTTACAACTTACCTGGATGGTTTCAAGTATGAAACTAAAGATACCGTGAAGGTATTTGATACCAAATACGGCGAGAATGGTAAGATTGAGTATGCAATGGTTTCCTACACATCTATAAGTCCCAGTAAAAAAGCCATCTATTTTGTATCCAATAACGATATTGGTGTAATGGCGACCTTAAGAAAGTTTACGGATAAAAAATGGCTTTCGAAATTTTGCGATGGATTAACCAAAGACACAAATCATTTTAATGCCTTGTTTGAAGTTAGCGGCCTTCAGCGAACCGATATAAGTTGTAAGTTGATTGAGTTAGAAATAATTGAGTAA
- a CDS encoding glycoside hydrolase family 2 TIM barrel-domain containing protein, which produces MNYKILTIFILLSSAVSGANLPTGYPATSRTKQNINLDWKFSKMPKAEIPAAINFDDSGWKMVCIPHNPDPLSLSLDSVTEHWSQKEFLRDHNWYRKQLYIELEANEKAFIEFEGVHNATELWVNGKLVGRYAVNGYIPHHFDITDFVNSGEVNTIAIDADNSFDATIAPDPDETDYVKWAGIYRDVYLVKTNKLHVNFNWEDFDAGVHITTPSVKKENGTVSVKTTVLNEYEKDADCRIETMIVDADGYVLKKIESSSKIKGGHKNTFRQTTEITDNYHLWSPDNPYLYRAVSVIYLNDKPVDFVENKFGFRSIELVDGQGLLLNGKPFFMLGVNRHQNYPHIGDAVPNSMHYEAALRYKQAGINAIRLSHYPQDNSFIEACDELGIVLYEEASSWIQWKQGEWMNKLEQSLRVMVRNHRNHPSIIIWGAGINHRGPVPQLNNAAKEEDPFRLTASASSPWCGTKNAGVTDIYATMDYRRTDWPEGDFCLLMEHGYSNNSLANQHHISRYKKRNNNIGALLWVGADYNHMRPTEKQHDMFTEYGLQTAYRVPRPAYYWYVSELTDAPYVHITDQSVYKNQKIHVYSNASEVALYANDKLIAVQRADNDPLRIRNAHPSFTFHYNWTQEKLTAKALNRGKVEATHFRTKAGEAYALKLAVDNPDIPLESGGSDLKMIRAYVVDKNGEVITDADLKVHFEATGAGTVFYADKPYVQNMQTYHGAASIYLKGNATAGEVKIKASLGKLKTASLALHTIPYQSDEIANYAAAIYDYPIYKIDIQTEGQLSQFGWRVEKGGDKDEFSFQTGKCTFSVQADSNLKWRKGTNTILGNLGYMACDGVYVESGKLKLILSGLPKGKYVLKTYHHSFQDVKKLFPYNLKVERKDAKGEFTYTSDDEAVGMYDANDIGERKPISVTNYIDSDGVNSVTITFETDKENAATWLNGLEFKQIK; this is translated from the coding sequence ATGAACTATAAAATCTTAACAATTTTCATCTTGCTATCCAGCGCCGTGAGTGGGGCAAATCTGCCTACTGGTTATCCTGCAACAAGCAGAACAAAGCAGAACATCAATCTGGATTGGAAATTCTCCAAAATGCCAAAAGCAGAAATCCCCGCTGCCATTAATTTTGATGATAGTGGCTGGAAAATGGTCTGCATTCCGCACAATCCCGACCCCCTTTCTTTGTCCTTAGACAGTGTAACAGAGCATTGGAGTCAGAAAGAATTTTTACGAGACCATAACTGGTACAGAAAACAATTATACATTGAATTGGAAGCCAACGAAAAAGCCTTTATCGAATTCGAAGGGGTGCATAATGCTACTGAGCTTTGGGTAAACGGAAAATTGGTTGGCCGATACGCTGTTAATGGCTATATCCCGCACCATTTTGATATTACTGATTTTGTGAACTCCGGAGAAGTAAACACGATTGCCATCGACGCGGATAATAGTTTTGATGCCACAATAGCTCCCGACCCCGATGAAACAGACTATGTGAAATGGGCCGGCATTTATCGGGACGTATATTTGGTAAAGACCAATAAGCTACACGTAAATTTCAATTGGGAGGATTTTGATGCTGGGGTTCACATCACAACGCCTTCTGTAAAAAAGGAAAATGGTACGGTATCGGTAAAGACTACCGTTTTAAATGAATACGAAAAGGATGCAGATTGCCGAATCGAAACCATGATTGTGGATGCTGATGGTTATGTGCTAAAAAAAATAGAATCAAGTTCTAAAATAAAGGGCGGTCACAAAAACACATTCCGACAGACTACCGAGATTACCGATAATTATCATCTTTGGTCGCCTGATAATCCATACTTATATAGAGCAGTTTCGGTAATTTATTTGAATGATAAGCCGGTTGATTTTGTGGAGAATAAATTCGGATTCCGTTCCATTGAATTGGTCGATGGACAAGGACTTCTGCTAAACGGGAAACCCTTTTTTATGCTAGGGGTAAATCGCCACCAGAATTATCCACATATTGGTGATGCTGTGCCTAACTCGATGCATTACGAAGCGGCTTTGCGTTACAAGCAAGCGGGCATTAATGCGATCCGACTTTCACATTATCCGCAAGACAATTCCTTTATCGAAGCCTGTGATGAACTCGGAATTGTGCTTTATGAAGAAGCTTCCTCGTGGATACAATGGAAACAAGGAGAATGGATGAATAAACTAGAACAATCACTGCGTGTGATGGTCCGAAATCACCGAAATCATCCTTCCATCATTATCTGGGGAGCTGGAATCAATCATCGGGGCCCAGTGCCGCAATTGAATAATGCTGCAAAAGAAGAAGATCCATTTCGTTTAACAGCAAGTGCTTCCAGTCCTTGGTGTGGTACTAAAAATGCGGGTGTTACAGATATTTACGCCACCATGGACTACCGCAGAACCGATTGGCCCGAAGGTGATTTTTGCCTGCTGATGGAACATGGCTACTCGAATAATAGTCTGGCTAATCAGCACCATATTTCACGATACAAAAAACGGAATAATAACATTGGAGCCCTGTTGTGGGTTGGGGCCGATTACAACCACATGCGTCCTACCGAAAAGCAGCACGATATGTTTACGGAGTATGGATTGCAAACCGCTTACCGTGTTCCCCGTCCTGCATATTATTGGTATGTGTCTGAACTTACAGATGCTCCCTATGTGCACATTACCGATCAATCGGTTTATAAAAATCAGAAAATACATGTATACAGCAATGCTTCTGAAGTTGCCCTCTATGCCAACGATAAATTAATTGCGGTTCAAAGGGCTGATAATGATCCTTTGCGAATTCGGAATGCACATCCTTCGTTTACCTTTCATTACAACTGGACCCAGGAGAAATTGACTGCAAAAGCTTTGAATAGGGGGAAAGTGGAGGCGACGCATTTCCGGACTAAAGCCGGCGAAGCTTATGCCCTGAAATTGGCTGTGGATAATCCGGATATTCCTCTGGAATCAGGAGGTTCAGATCTGAAAATGATTCGTGCTTATGTGGTAGATAAAAACGGTGAAGTTATTACTGATGCTGACCTAAAAGTGCATTTCGAGGCAACAGGTGCTGGTACTGTTTTTTATGCCGATAAACCCTATGTGCAAAATATGCAGACCTACCATGGAGCTGCAAGCATTTATTTGAAAGGAAATGCGACAGCTGGCGAAGTAAAAATAAAAGCTTCATTGGGAAAACTTAAAACGGCTTCTTTAGCACTTCATACAATTCCATACCAATCGGATGAAATTGCAAATTACGCTGCTGCCATTTATGATTATCCAATCTACAAAATAGACATTCAAACAGAAGGGCAGTTGTCTCAATTTGGTTGGAGAGTTGAAAAGGGTGGAGATAAGGATGAGTTCTCATTTCAAACGGGTAAATGTACTTTTTCGGTACAGGCAGATTCCAATTTGAAATGGCGCAAAGGCACCAATACAATCTTGGGAAACCTGGGATATATGGCTTGCGATGGTGTGTATGTTGAATCAGGAAAACTCAAGCTTATTTTAAGCGGTTTGCCAAAGGGGAAGTATGTTTTAAAGACTTATCATCACTCATTTCAGGATGTGAAAAAGCTTTTCCCATATAACCTGAAAGTGGAGCGAAAAGATGCAAAGGGAGAATTTACATATACCTCCGATGATGAGGCCGTGGGAATGTACGATGCAAACGACATTGGAGAAAGAAAGCCCATATCGGTGACCAATTATATCGATAGTGATGGTGTAAATTCGGTTACGATTACTTTCGAAACCGATAAAGAAAATGCAGCCACCTGGCTAAACGGATTAGAATTTAAACAGATTAAGTAA
- a CDS encoding glycoside hydrolase family 30 protein has protein sequence MRILKTIAIALLLFPNSINAQQKLDVKLWAVQLEQGKASPLYEVKTDASIDKVEWKNHIFIQPEVTFQKIEGIGGAFNEIGGQALLSLNKEQQQEVMHHLFSNDDAGFTFCRTAIGASDFGLDAYSYSELADDYKMEHFSIDRDNKYVLPYIKSALEVNPNLSLFASPWSPPGWMKESGEMEGLRGKPNKLINEPKVYKAYAKYFVKYLQEYEDQGVRINRICIQNENDADTKYPSCVFPAKEMLSFANNYLFPAFEKNKITTKVYAGTFRAVNKMDLLDFAKCQNTQKIEGVGIQYTDSRFIADAKALQPKLKIFHTEGHCYNGENSAEQAMHRLEEVAGYINSGSTTFTYWNMILNETTKSGWDWPQNSLININRETGDVQYNPDFNAMYIISRFIKPGDVRIASVTRGKYPMISVKSPDGSIKVVIQNTNTEEKTFEILIENQEVKVNIPANTITAVVIKEE, from the coding sequence ATGCGCATACTAAAAACAATAGCAATTGCTTTATTATTGTTTCCCAATTCGATTAATGCTCAGCAAAAATTGGATGTAAAGCTCTGGGCTGTGCAGCTTGAGCAGGGAAAAGCGTCTCCTTTGTATGAAGTGAAAACGGATGCTTCGATTGATAAGGTGGAATGGAAAAATCATATTTTCATTCAACCGGAGGTGACATTTCAGAAAATAGAAGGTATTGGAGGCGCTTTTAACGAAATTGGCGGACAGGCGCTATTGAGTTTGAATAAGGAGCAACAGCAAGAAGTTATGCATCATTTATTTTCAAACGACGATGCCGGATTTACTTTTTGCCGCACTGCCATTGGTGCCAGCGATTTTGGATTGGATGCTTACAGTTATTCTGAGCTTGCCGATGATTATAAAATGGAACATTTTTCTATTGACAGGGATAACAAATATGTATTGCCTTACATTAAAAGTGCATTGGAAGTAAATCCAAATCTAAGCCTTTTTGCTTCTCCATGGAGTCCTCCGGGCTGGATGAAAGAAAGTGGTGAAATGGAAGGTTTACGTGGAAAACCAAATAAATTAATAAATGAGCCTAAGGTCTATAAAGCCTATGCAAAATACTTTGTGAAATATCTTCAGGAGTATGAAGATCAGGGTGTAAGAATAAATCGGATCTGTATTCAAAACGAAAACGATGCGGATACCAAATATCCTAGCTGCGTATTTCCTGCAAAAGAAATGCTTTCTTTTGCCAATAATTATTTGTTTCCCGCATTTGAAAAAAACAAAATCACGACTAAAGTTTATGCCGGAACGTTTAGGGCGGTCAATAAAATGGATTTATTGGATTTCGCGAAATGCCAGAATACCCAAAAGATTGAAGGGGTAGGAATACAGTATACAGATTCCCGGTTCATAGCCGATGCAAAAGCACTTCAACCTAAGCTAAAAATATTTCATACCGAAGGGCATTGTTACAATGGTGAAAATTCTGCAGAACAGGCGATGCACCGTTTAGAAGAAGTGGCCGGTTACATAAATAGTGGCAGTACTACTTTTACCTATTGGAATATGATATTGAACGAAACAACGAAAAGTGGCTGGGACTGGCCCCAAAATTCACTCATCAATATTAATCGTGAAACGGGTGACGTTCAGTATAATCCTGACTTTAATGCCATGTACATCATAAGTAGGTTTATAAAACCTGGTGATGTGCGAATTGCTTCTGTTACCAGAGGAAAGTATCCAATGATTTCTGTTAAATCACCCGATGGCAGTATTAAAGTAGTCATCCAAAACACCAACACGGAAGAAAAAACCTTTGAAATTCTTATTGAAAATCAAGAGGTGAAGGTGAACATACCGGCAAATACTATAACTGCTGTTGTAATTAAAGAAGAATAG
- a CDS encoding ATP-binding protein: MNTRKFKTNKIISINRYFFVPIALILFFLTFYMIYEDIKSNTINEFNNEQLILAETASQGITSFFDYYESELVFIAQLKEIIDFSEESKAFMANYYETHKSIVTAVTRIDTTGVILYTYPYNQSVIGQDISYQDHIQQVIIDHKPVLSDVFMSAQGFLAIAMHVPVFKNKNYVGSLSVLIPIDRLGKLYLEKIKNRKKGHAWLLSENGIEIYCPISGHTGKSILETTKHDASSVEMLETINNNSTGTGKSIHQEVFDNDKTKLLDLYYAFYRVPLGNTYWTILISYQEEDVYIALSRLRNRLIFVFSLLFIALSFYFYSLTKVRNFLKEEAKRKEVEKILFKSEEKFRKIFDDHAAVKLILDPNTGNIVDANKSAANYYGWSCEELIKMNIGQLNGLSAQEITKNIENILSKNKNQFEFKHQLKDGSIRDVEVLSSTINIDNNDVLHSIIYDITDRKNAEVLLKEKTDKIASQNEEYLCVNEELNQRNQELIIAKEKAEESDHLKTSFLQNISHEIRTPMNAVVGFSSFLNDPDLLPEKRKYFTDIIIQSSDQLLSIINDIVSIASIESGHEKVQGNEININLICKLINEQFFLKDTKPNVTCSLQTSLADDEAIIITDSTKLTQILTNLIGNALKFTKKGFVNFGYTLKDDFLEFYVEDSGIGIPSDMHAEIFKRFRQAEKTTARMFGGSGLGLSISKAYVEMLGGTIWLNSEPGKGSVFYFTLPYKKVNSKTISKLPVNELNLGFTKSKTVLIAEDEDYNFILLEQYLSDMNITIIRAVNGIEAVAICKSNPQVDLVLMDMKMPEMDGFEATKRIKEFRPNLAIIAQSAYSSKADKNKAFACGCSDFISKPFKREMLLSKIKEQLLK, encoded by the coding sequence ATGAACACGCGAAAATTTAAAACGAATAAAATAATATCGATCAATCGGTATTTTTTCGTGCCCATCGCATTAATTCTATTCTTTTTAACCTTCTACATGATTTATGAAGATATTAAAAGCAATACAATTAATGAATTCAATAATGAACAATTAATATTAGCCGAAACTGCATCTCAGGGTATTACTTCTTTCTTCGATTATTATGAATCCGAACTTGTTTTTATTGCGCAGTTGAAGGAAATCATAGATTTTTCGGAGGAGAGTAAAGCATTTATGGCAAACTATTATGAAACCCATAAAAGTATTGTTACAGCTGTTACAAGAATAGATACAACAGGTGTAATTCTGTACACTTATCCTTATAATCAATCAGTAATAGGGCAGGATATCTCTTATCAAGATCATATTCAACAAGTTATTATTGATCACAAGCCTGTTCTGAGTGATGTGTTTATGTCGGCACAAGGATTTTTAGCAATAGCCATGCATGTTCCTGTGTTTAAAAATAAAAACTATGTAGGTAGCCTTTCCGTTTTAATCCCAATTGATCGATTGGGAAAGCTATATCTTGAAAAAATCAAGAACAGAAAAAAAGGACATGCATGGCTGCTTAGCGAAAATGGGATCGAAATATATTGCCCTATAAGTGGGCACACAGGAAAATCCATTCTTGAAACTACAAAACACGATGCTTCTTCCGTTGAGATGCTCGAGACAATAAATAATAATAGTACGGGAACAGGAAAAAGTATCCATCAGGAGGTATTTGATAACGACAAAACGAAGCTATTAGATTTGTATTATGCTTTTTATCGCGTTCCGCTTGGCAATACCTATTGGACTATTCTTATTTCCTATCAAGAAGAAGATGTTTATATTGCTCTATCCCGGCTTCGTAATCGTTTAATATTCGTTTTTTCTTTGCTCTTTATAGCTCTTTCATTTTATTTTTATTCGCTTACTAAAGTTAGAAATTTTTTAAAAGAAGAAGCCAAAAGAAAAGAAGTCGAAAAAATATTGTTTAAAAGCGAGGAGAAATTCCGCAAAATATTTGATGATCATGCAGCCGTGAAACTTATTTTAGACCCCAATACAGGCAATATTGTTGATGCTAATAAATCTGCAGCCAACTATTATGGATGGAGCTGTGAAGAATTGATAAAGATGAACATTGGGCAACTCAATGGTCTTTCGGCTCAAGAAATCACAAAAAATATTGAGAATATCTTATCCAAAAATAAAAATCAATTTGAATTCAAGCATCAGCTGAAGGATGGTTCTATTAGGGACGTCGAAGTATTGAGTAGCACAATTAATATCGACAATAATGATGTGTTACATTCAATTATCTACGACATTACTGATCGTAAAAATGCAGAAGTATTACTTAAAGAAAAAACAGATAAAATAGCATCACAAAACGAAGAATACCTGTGTGTTAATGAAGAATTGAATCAAAGAAATCAAGAATTAATTATAGCCAAGGAAAAAGCAGAAGAAAGCGACCACCTCAAAACTTCATTTTTGCAAAATATTTCGCACGAAATACGAACACCTATGAATGCAGTTGTAGGCTTTTCAAGTTTTCTTAACGACCCCGATTTGCTTCCTGAAAAACGCAAATATTTCACCGATATAATTATACAAAGTAGCGACCAATTGCTTTCCATTATCAATGATATCGTAAGTATTGCCTCTATTGAGTCTGGTCATGAAAAAGTTCAGGGAAATGAAATCAATATCAATTTAATATGTAAACTGATAAACGAGCAATTCTTTCTGAAAGACACAAAACCGAATGTTACTTGTAGTTTACAAACCAGTTTAGCTGACGATGAAGCAATTATTATTACCGATTCAACCAAACTAACTCAAATACTAACTAACCTTATTGGCAATGCCCTTAAGTTTACCAAAAAAGGTTTTGTTAATTTTGGATACACACTAAAAGATGACTTTCTGGAATTTTACGTAGAAGATTCCGGAATAGGTATTCCTTCCGATATGCATGCCGAAATATTTAAACGCTTTCGTCAGGCTGAAAAGACTACAGCCCGAATGTTTGGTGGTTCAGGTTTGGGTTTGTCTATTTCAAAAGCTTATGTTGAAATGCTTGGCGGTACTATTTGGCTAAACTCCGAACCAGGTAAAGGTTCTGTGTTCTATTTTACCCTTCCTTACAAAAAGGTAAACTCGAAAACGATATCAAAGCTCCCCGTTAATGAGTTAAACCTTGGATTTACAAAGTCAAAAACAGTTTTAATTGCCGAGGATGAAGATTATAATTTCATACTGTTAGAACAGTACCTTTCAGACATGAATATAACTATTATCAGAGCTGTAAACGGTATTGAAGCTGTTGCTATTTGCAAATCTAACCCTCAGGTAGATTTGGTATTAATGGATATGAAAATGCCTGAGATGGATGGTTTCGAAGCTACAAAACGCATTAAAGAGTTTAGACCTAATTTAGCCATAATAGCTCAATCAGCATATAGCTCTAAAGCAGATAAAAACAAAGCTTTTGCCTGTGGGTGCTCCGATTTTATTAGTAAACCTTTTAAAAGAGAAATGTTGCTATCTAAAATTAAAGAACAGCTTCTTAAATAG
- a CDS encoding Ig-like domain-containing protein — MSLLVILSLFIGISSCSSNSEPDTVPEVENDNPTAVNDNLRVDEDSSAGTLNQIIVSVNDKIGEDGGDGDDYSLLSDAGNGTVSEISDGVFEYVPNADFNGTDSFSYAITDRDGDSDTGTVTITVNAVADGPTAEDFNNIDPNYPSFVSIDDTTPEGKQWVKMASMSDEFEAWDADKWFKSTWNYGVPVYMSTSDINSGVADGNLWIKATLNESNPEGRWFQTARIHSKAETTYPMYTESRIKAAYISAFNTYWLNNGNSTNRDEIDIIENNSKPSCDCQPDYPTQMNSQYFHADSDKTPVEIRDEDNFNQTNLSDANPGKGLKWNEDYHTFGVWWKDSKNIQFYLDGELAGSVLVGHDRSGTTYSEREFTRELEIIFDLWTADYDWLGGLALKADLADNSINTMKIDWVRTWKLEDK, encoded by the coding sequence ATGAGCTTATTAGTAATTTTATCCCTATTTATAGGGATAAGTAGTTGCAGTAGTAATTCTGAACCAGACACTGTGCCAGAAGTTGAAAATGATAACCCAACAGCGGTAAATGATAACTTAAGGGTTGATGAAGATAGTTCTGCAGGTACTTTAAATCAGATTATAGTTTCGGTAAACGATAAGATTGGTGAAGATGGAGGCGATGGCGATGATTACAGTTTATTATCGGATGCTGGTAATGGAACGGTAAGCGAAATAAGCGACGGAGTGTTTGAATATGTTCCCAATGCAGATTTTAACGGCACCGACAGCTTTAGCTATGCAATTACTGATAGGGATGGAGATTCGGATACGGGAACAGTAACAATTACTGTAAACGCTGTCGCGGATGGCCCAACAGCAGAAGATTTCAACAATATAGATCCCAACTATCCTTCTTTTGTGTCCATAGATGATACAACTCCTGAGGGGAAGCAGTGGGTTAAAATGGCAAGTATGTCGGATGAATTTGAAGCCTGGGATGCTGATAAATGGTTCAAGTCTACATGGAATTACGGAGTTCCTGTTTATATGTCGACAAGCGATATTAACTCTGGAGTGGCAGATGGTAATTTGTGGATAAAGGCAACCCTTAATGAAAGTAATCCTGAGGGGAGATGGTTTCAAACGGCCAGAATTCACTCAAAAGCTGAGACGACTTACCCAATGTATACTGAGTCGAGGATAAAAGCAGCTTATATTTCTGCTTTTAATACTTATTGGTTGAATAATGGTAATTCAACAAATAGAGATGAGATTGATATTATTGAAAATAATTCGAAACCATCCTGTGATTGTCAACCAGATTATCCTACGCAAATGAATTCACAATATTTTCATGCCGATTCTGATAAAACACCTGTAGAAATACGAGATGAGGATAATTTTAACCAGACCAATTTATCGGATGCCAATCCAGGTAAAGGGTTGAAATGGAACGAGGATTATCATACATTTGGTGTGTGGTGGAAAGATTCCAAGAACATTCAGTTTTATTTGGATGGTGAACTTGCCGGTTCTGTGCTTGTAGGACATGATAGATCTGGAACAACATATAGCGAACGCGAATTTACCCGAGAGTTGGAAATAATCTTTGATTTATGGACAGCTGATTATGATTGGCTCGGTGGTCTTGCCTTGAAAGCCGACTTAGCTGATAATTCAATTAATACCATGAAAATTGACTGGGTAAGAACCTGGAAATTGGAGGATAAATAG